In Populus alba chromosome 4, ASM523922v2, whole genome shotgun sequence, the genomic window ttttgtttctacAAATGCCCTCCAAACAAGTTTacttacttttaaaaacaagtgGGCATGTCTCAAAAATATGGTTGAGAGAGCTTTGtactttaaatataatttcgattaaaacttgatttgatcatattaaattttcacAGTAAATAGATATATcttattgtgaaaataaaatatgatggtaaaaaataaaaatttatgaaccaattttgattgatatttatcaaatcaaataatagaATAAAAGTTTAGTACCTTACTTGAAACAATTACATATTTAGGgactaaataaaattgatatcgaatattgataaaaaaaaaaaatctatcatgATTTGATAACAATATTTCCTCACAGAATAGGAACCATTGTAATTGTCCCTTTTTGATTTTGTCATTACTATGCTTTGAgcaggaaaataaaatttgacttCCCCGTCTACTTGTTTCGAATGAGGAAATgaattgctctgtttttttttttcttcttcttttttgccgACTTTGCTCTCACAGAATAAGAAAGATTTATTGATTTAGATTAGGAAAGGATTCCTGGGGTGGTTATAAAAGAGCATTACATTGCCCCTTTCTTGTTACCAACCACGCAGCCTCAACGTAGCAACTAAACGTCTCACTTCAAAATCAATATCGAACTTTTTGGCTGTTTCATGAATTGAATTGGTCAGAATTGTCAAGTGTTGTTGGGCATGGTTAGCATCTATGGACATAATTGGTCAGCTGGAGGTCCGTTAGAATTTTGTCGGGTCAGGTGACTACTTGGTGATATCATTACTTTTCGCAACCTAGCAGTACTTTTGTTCCTTTGCTAGCAGTGTAGCTTCCACATAGCAGTCCAGCATCACCAACGGTCTTAGCATGTATACATGGCTCTTTAGTGTTTGTTTTACAACCGCAagttttcttttgttatgtttttgtatGTATACAGGACACAATTCTGAGTTGTCGACAAATTCAAAAGCCTGTAAAATTGGATGTATCGTTTGTTGCAGACATATTCCACATGATTTATATATCAGACTAAAACAGCAAAGTTGAATTTCTGCTATGGTTGGTTTATAAGTATAATTGAAATCCAAGTTGAGGTTTTGCAACGCTGACAACGGCAAGAGGAATGATTAAGTGGAATCTTTCTACAACAAACATTTCATCCTAATCATTGCTACCATAAATTATGATATATTCTCAGCCTTGAATTGATAGATTACGATGTGTTCTCTTAGCTCTTGATTATTTCTGCAAACATTGCGAGTTCAAGGCTACTTTTCCTACAGCTCTAGAATTCATCAGGCATGAAGGCCAAAGCAATCCCACCATTTCAGCCTTATAAATAAAAGAGCTTCCGCAAGTGTTTTTCCTTCTCGTTTGCATCATAAATCAATGTCATTCGCTCGGAGTCTTATAAATTCTTCCTGCAGCTTCTCAAccatattaacattttttttttttttttgcattttgcaGGGCTTTCTCCACTTGAATAACTCTATGACTTGTTCATATTTAATGAATGGATCGTATCTTCAATGATACAAGTATTTGTCCCATGATAGattataactcaattttttttaacattcttTCGAATTTGGATGTAGGTTAACCGCCTAACCTGAGTTCTATGTGAGTTTTTTTGGTGATATGAATTCCTTACTGTAATATTTCACAAGGCTTGAtgtttaaagagttttttttttttttttttgtcatgatttttaaattgttttattatgaCCTATCGGTATTGGTTTTGGCAATTCATAACCTCATCACTCTTTTTTGGCTTTTTCTCAAGGTAATCTCTtaccctttttattattattattattattattattattattattatctttaggATATATAAATATCATGGGATTTATAATCTTGTTCCCTATCACTTCTTTTAAATATGCACCTAATACGcactatattgtttttttagatagtGACTTTCaggaatttttcttctttttcttctaaaagATTCTTGGTAATTGAAGACAAGTATTGTAGGACAAGCCTTCGCATATATGAACTCGTTGTCGGTCCATTTGCTAAGAAGTGGCCTTTCAAAAGCATAAGCATTTGACTTTATGATTATTGGAGACTTCTTATGAATTTTATGGTCATGATAGTTTGCCTTAATAAGTTGTACAACTTCAATTCTCATTTCCACATTCAATAACTTTTTTGGTTGATCTGTTACTATTAAACTATCGTAAACGTGATGGAGATGCAACTTGCAAAGATTATTTTCCAATCTCTCGTGCATTTGAGTATACTTTTAAGTATTGGAAATGGGtagaagacatttttttttccaaaaagttGCAAGTACCTATTTATtgcttttgttaaaaaaatccaattaaaaaaataaaacaaaaaaagatctaAGTCAACCcagttaacttgtcaaaatcATGACACGGGTCATAATACcaagataacctcatataaagtaaagagaaaaaacaatatgtGTCGACCCAAGTTAACCAGCCAAACTCACTACTCGAGTCATCATACTgggataatcctataaaaagcaGATCGAAATAGATTATGaatttcaattctcaataaacctattgttgaaggataaaattaaaaaaaatatataaaaaaatacataataaaacaaCCCAAGCCTACTCGCAAAACTCATGATCTAAGTCAATGGATCagaataacctcatagaaaacaaatcaaaataaatcatgaaacttaattcttaatcaatcaaatgttaaagcataaaattgaaaaaaaaaaattcaattaaaaaaaaactcgagtcaaacGAATAAACCCATCAAATCCATGATATGAGTCACGAGACTagaataaccataaaaaaaaccagatcataacaaaacataaaaacttaatcttcaataaaataaatataaaatgataaaattaattaaagaaagaaaaaacaacatagattaaaaacaaaacaaaaaaatgttgtaaataatatttCGGGAGGGGTGCATAATAAAATCTCTTTCTGCTTTGGgttttgttaattataaattttaattaggtGGCTTAGAATTTTGAGCACGCCAGAGGCAAAGCTTCAGATTAAAGGAGGGGTGAGATGCCATGAGGAAGTAACTAGAAAAGCGCACTTCCCTTCCTAAAATGAAATCACCAAAAGATCTACCAATTGAAAAAAGGGATTTCTTTTTCACAAGCTTGCAGATAGTTGTAGATGCTTTTTGCTGGTTTTAAGGCTCCATCAATGGCTACTTTTTTCTTAACACAATAGCGGCTGCAGCACTTAGGTTGCTGAAAGCtccatatgtatatataaagtttGAGGCTGTGATGCGCAGTACCCTtccactttccttttcttcttctttttacctttttaatTCATCACTAACCAAAAGTtcataactagtttttttttaatcaccagTTTACTCAAGATCAAGATCAAAAGActggaaaggagaaaaaaaaagcaacatatatatatatatatatgcgctcctaggagaaagaaaaaaccgtAGTTtggtttgtattaatttttGGAACCTGTGATTGCTTGCACTAAACCTATACTTAGCCTAAAGAaaggattaagaaaaaaaacccctGAAGAAATacatgataattaaattaaggagaaataagaaagaacagatatccaaatccaaaaccaaaagaTGAGCAAATCAATCACTTAGACCTGGAGGAGCAACGTCTTTTTATGTAGCTTCCATTTGATGCATGAAATTGTAGTTGACAATTCAAGTGAcacaagaacttaactgagccaAGAACCCCAACTCTCCACTGAGCTCTTACACCTCCTTTCAACTCAAAACTCACCTCATCCTTCTTAAGGGATTCATCCACATGATTCATTTGCACAGGATTTAATGGTATAGGATCCGAGGTGTATTCATAGTTAAAATCAACTGAACTATTCTTCTTCACCTCATATGGAGTCGCAGTTGACAATACTGCTATCCTATTCCCATCAAAGAACAGTTCAATATTGAAATTTGAGAACCTGGCATGGGCCTTCATGTTGTCATTCCTCGACCTTACCACGATGTTTACTTGCGTTACAAGTACCCCGGCTCCGTCGTAGCTGAAATGAGGGAGATAAGCACCGACAACGCTGATGACCGGAACTCTTGGGTGAATTACCATGTAGCCAACGAAGATGACGATGCCGGCAATGATTATTGCCATGGTGAGGATGGCACAAAAGATAGCAGCAAACCACCATAGAAAATGGGTTCGAGGTGGGGGGGTGGATAGAAATTTCTTGGTCATAATTGACGGCGGCGGTGACAAGTAATAAATGGCACTCTAGGAGTGGCAACATCCGGCTTTTCGGTGTTTTGAGGCGATTCTTATGTTATGAAGAAAGGTAAATTCTTAACAGGAGTAGAGGTAGGCAGCAAGGTAAAGAATTTCAAGGTGGGTTCTTGGCTCTCTTTGGTGGGGAAGGTTAGGTATCTTCTTTTCCTAGTTTTAGAGCATATGTGGTGTCTACGATTTGTCCATCTTACTGTTATTGTAGTAGTGTACCTGAAGAGCCTCTTTTCTTCTCTATCAAGGAATCTTTAGCTTAGGTAACCACACCCTTTTTATCCATCCTGCCTTGAGAAAACATATTCTTATCTTGCAATTCAATTCAAAGTAAACACCtccttatttttaatgaaaagctAGAGCCATCTctctaatttataaattattggaCGTCCTATGTGGATTCCCACTAAAAAAGTACTGTAGCTGTCCGCTTGTTGAAATTGGTGGTGAAAGTAAAGCAGCTTCAAAGCTTACCCAATTTTCGTTTCCTTGCATAATAACGGGATCATTTCCAAAGACGAAGAACGGGGCAATGATCATCTTGTGCCCTTTGATTCATCTGTGAAATATTCGAGTGTTCGGCAGATCCATTGTTTACAACTATGCTCTTAATACTTTCAATTCTTAGTTGTGGCGAATCCTCCATTCTATTTCGAGCCCCGCAAACCATCGCACTCCCAACTTTTGAGGCCTTTTAACCCTTTCATCCAATTCAGTCAAGAAAGTTTGTTAGTTTGATTAACACTTTTAGCTGACAACTCCTTGATTTATTCTTAAGATTTGGTCAATCTAAACGCTATCCAGAGAGTCCGAGTTTGGTTCCAACTTTCCAATTGAGATTTTAAGGCGTTGGGGTCACAGTTTTCAGCCACAGCCTCCATGGTCTGTGGGATTTGGTTAGTTTTAACAAAGAGGAGAGTGGGTTCAGCCTAGCAATCAGTAATGGCAAAACTAAATGAATGAATATTTCGGTCCTCGATTGTTGTTGTCTGTGTCAAAAGAATCAAGCAATATACAAAAATCAATAGCTTTACAGTTCATTACTGCTACTTCTATTCTAAAAATCCAGTCTTTTCCTAATTTAAACATGCCCatatggagagagagagggggagagagagagaacctgTAGTGTTGATGACTGTCGGAGAGAGGCAAGCCCGTCAGATAGGAACATCGAGAACTCACGTGCCGCCCATCCGTGCCCCCTTTGGAGTTTATTCATGTTTAAGGGAAACCTCAATTTGCCCCTTCAAATATTATCTCATAAACAATGTCACCCCCTCCATGCGCCAACCCATTCATTTTAAGTAATgatgtttgataatataattatagttattttttatttaaaaatatattaaaataatttttttatttgacatcaagtgtattaaaataattaaaacatcaaaaaaattaatttaaacaaagaaaaaataaaaataaaattattttttttcaaaaacacttttaaaatacaaaaacaaacaaggagCAGTTTCATGTTTCAGACCTGTgttttaagctaaaaaatattattttttatatttttagttaaaaattcagttttttacCCAGCAATAAACGAACTCTAAATATCTagtaatcattaaaaaaaaactccatccATTCAATGTGCAACTACATACCTAATATGCCACAACACATAATTTCAGTGTAAAATTGTCTTCTAGaacattttaaaacttattttgatgTCTTAAATGACAGtaccaaaaaaattagatgaaatCTTTTAACCGCTATGATAGCAAAATACTAAGGGTTGATACCTTTAATATTGGCTATTGTTAGGGATAAAACTGATAAAATCAAAAGTACTTGAAACTGAATTGATAATAGTAATATATTAGGGGGCTAAATTGAGGTTTTCATCTATGATTTATATAGAAATTCACAGAAACACGTCAATGTTTGGGTTAAGATGAGTACAGTTTAACTGCTTAACATGCTTCCAAGTTCCATACTTTCATTggcttaaatttaaaaaaagaaaaaaaaaatctaaacttatGTGGTTCCAGTTTCCGTGAATCATCAATCTTGCTAGCCAGCGCATGCACTTCCAACTCACTGTACCTATCATTCATGCCAGAAGCTCTCACCATCGTTTTCACTCAGTGAACTTGGTGCCTCCAACTCACTGTACCTATCATTCATGCCAGAAGCTCTCTACTTTCATCCACCATGAACCCTTCCCGACCCATCATTTCAAGACCCATCAAAATACCACCTTTCGTGCTCAAGACTTGTAATTTGAGTCCATATTCTAAAAGGGTATCTGGGTTTAGCCCACATGGACGTGTTATTAGATTCTCACCTGCTGTGACCAAATGTTCAAGAGCTCGTGATGTTCATTTAGCAGCTGCAGAAGCTACACaatcttcttgttcttcatcTCGTGCATCCCCTGTAATTGCATCAAAGATACTCGAATTCGAATCTATAGAGGAGAACATAGAGAAGGTATATAACAATAACTAAgcaattctttgtttttgtgtgttttataccatcatcatcattattattagcattaattaattttgtttgaatgaTGTGCAGGTTATTTATCGATGTCGGTTCTTGGCGATTCTTGGGGTTTTGGGCTCTATGGTTGGATCGTTTCTCTGTTTCATAAAGGTGCTGCTTCTCCAAACTCTTAAGTTAATCTTTCTTGGGTTtcaatttctaaattttcaGTTCAGTTTTCATGAAATTAAACTGAAATTCTCATTGTTTTTCCACAAATATTGATGCAAGTGTAAGCATTAAGTTCAATTATGAAAGCAATAGCAACACTACCTGCATGTGATTTCAAATTGTCAATTACATGCCGTTAAGGACGGCTCTTTTGAGCTCAAGTATAGTACTTTCAATTTGGTTGAAGGTACTGATCATTACATTGTTACGGTGTATTAATCATCACATCATTTACTTTGATTTGCAGGGCTGCACTTATGTTGGGTCAGCTTTCATGCAATACCTCGTCAATCGTAGCAAAGTGATTATATTGCTGGTCGAGGCCATAGGTGTGTGATTGGGAATAGTTTTCAGTATTAATGGCTATgcctttcttcattattttgaagTAATTGAACCCACAACTAGCACACAATGTTCTTTTAGCATTCCATCAAATTAAGCCTTGTATCATGCATGTTTCTCAATGGGTTAATCTAATGCTTTGTAATGCGGTAGTTGCGGGGCAAGTAAACCTATTTCTTTGTTCTCCCTGGTAGAATTCTGGAATTGATTGATGACCTGTAAAAGAACTCAAAACTAAGATAAAGGATTTGGCTCATGTATACTTATTTTTCAGCTTGGTGAGTAGGTCACCAGACTACTTGCAATTGCTAGATATATATCAAATCACCATACATGCATTTGCTGAAGGGGTTGGGTTCATCTTTTGGATGTCTTTTTTTCTCCGTGAACTTCCATCTCTTCATTCTCCATCTTCTACAGTGCCTGCTTTGTTGCTGAAAAGCTCCCTAGAAATTTACTGATGACTGTTTTATTGGACCCCAGATCTCTATCTTTTGGGAACAGTGATGCTAGTCTTTGGAATGGGTCTATATGAACTCTTTGTTAGCAATCTTGACCTTGCAAAGCAGGTGTCAACAGGGAAAGCACCAAACAGGTCAAGTTTATTCGGCTTATTTGCCTTGAAGGTATCTTTGATTCTCTTAAACAACAGCAATTTTTATACTTTAGCAATGCATGTAATATGATGCAGCTAATGTTTCGTAGAAATAGTAGCCTTCTTGATGAGCGGGCAAATATTTATATTGCCTGTTGGTTGGGAACTATACCCTTTAGTTTGCATATCCAAATGATATCTTATTTGATACTTGACCTTCCTAAGAGTAGaactataagaaaaattatgtttgccATTTATGGTGTTGTTGACTTGTTTCTGTGCACCCCGGTTAATTGAGATCTTCTCTCTTTACCTTTTCTGGCAGGAACGACCGAAATGGTTAGAAGTGAAAACTGTTAATGAGCTGAAAACCAAGCTTGGCCATGTCATAGTAATGCTTCTTCTGATCGGCTTCTTTGAAAAGAGTAAGACGGCAATCATACTCTCTCCCATTGATTTACTTTGCTTCTCAGCTTCTGTCTTCCTTTGCTCTGGTTGCCTCTACTTGTTATCTAAGCTTGGCGACACCAAATGACATGTATAATTTCCCCAAGAGTTAAAATGATTAGAAAATGCTGTCTATAGAAAAAGTGGAAACTAATGTGAACAAGTGAGGTCAAAGAGTTCGTTCCACAAATCTGATAGTGGCATGTAATGAAACCTTAACCATATGCTCACTGCAATAAAATCACTCTATGtgcatttagtttttgtttgagCTTCTGGAACCAGTTGGACTCCACTAACTAGTTGATCATTCAAACAATTTATATGTGGCTGTATGTTGATGAACTCAATTTCCTATAGAAATGCTGCTTgtttcttctttcctcccttAATTGAAATTGCACGCTCTTTGGTCGACAACACTCTCAACTCCATAGAGTGACTCCTTGATCTATATTATCTTGCTTTCCCCTTGCTTATGAACAGGCAGAGCCAAGCTCCTACCATTAttgaactttgaattttaataattgcTTTGGAATTTGAGACTAGATTCTCAAGCCCCCAAATTCCTGAAGCTATAACCCTGttcttctcattttatttaatctttgttTAGGTTTCAGTATAGCGCACTAACTCTGCCTTCATTGTAAGTTGTGAGAACCTTGGTGCCTGCATTatacaaaaatgataaaacagaAGATATGTTTTGATGTGTAAATGATTAACAAGTATCTTAATTTTCCAAACTATAAGTTACCGTATCGTCCTCTATTAAGAACTCCAAGCTTGCTTTGCTAACATGGCAGTGTTGAAGAGATTAATATCTTCAATTGTCGGTGGGGTCAACCTGCCCTAGCTTACACCATGTAGCTTATCCTTTCCTTAGCTAGAATCCCACCAAAACCTTGTAATGATTGGATTGATATCATCACAGAAGGTTCTTGGAAGCCTAAAACAAGCCATCGTGTGTAAGAAGGCATTGCAGCTTTCCTCCACGGCTTTGGACCTTTTTTTTCCACCCTTTCCTTCAAGTAATTGAGAAATTCACTTTTGGACCGCGCCGATGAGTATTTGCTCCAAAATAAACACTGCTTTTGGAAAGGTGTTAACTCTTTCCCAGAGGCTTGGCTATAGACCTGTAAAGCTTGCATGATACATGTAGCTGCACCCATGCAAgcttttccaaataaaaacgTATCATCTGCAAACATGATATAAGATAAAGAAGGACAAGCTCTCTTGATTTTAGATTCCACCATGTTGTTTTGATTCAGCAAAGATGACAAGTAGTGTGAAAGAGCATCGGGTAGTAGGATGAATGGATGTATAAGGGGATAGAGGATCCCCGTTTATCATGACCTTGTAATGGACCGTGGGAACCCACTGCATAACTCATCGTCATTGAAAGCCATTGTCCTTGAATCCTCTTCCAAGAAACTCAAAAGAGCTCTGGGGTAATTAGTTAATTAAGCCAAGGTTCGAGTCTAGAAGCCTTTGAAATTATTTGGATGTTTGGAAGCTTGGTGCGGTGTGGTTGAAACTATATTTTGCTCTAGCTTTAGAAAGTATTTGATTAATCAACATACATCataattttacataaataaatctCACTGAATGCTCTTTCTCTTGAAATCTCagctaagaaaaaaactaaaatttctagtttttttaaaacctattttTGCAAACAGCAACCATGAAAACTAACACCATGCCAAGCATACACTTTAGACTTATTGGTCTATAATGGATTAGACATTTCAGGATCAAAACAATATTGGCAACGTTGTTTTCTGGttccataatccttgtgtggaAGAAGCTCTGAATTGAGGCTGTAACATGACCTCCAATTGTATCCCAGAATTGCTGGTGAAAAAAGACCACCAAACCCATCAAGCCCTGCATCCTTATGGCCACCTTGTGAGAAAACAGCTCTCTTACCCTTTTTATCAGACACTGCCATACACGAGGCATCATGAGAATTGAGTGACTGTGGAACTGCTTGAAGGATGTTTTCAAAGGACCCTGCTGTAGAGCTAGCAAAAACACCTGAATACGATGTCTGATCATCTCTGTGATGCAACTCTCACCCGCCCTCCACCCATCTCCCATTTCCACTTTTCAATTGCAAAATCTGATTCCGTTGCCTCCTGATGTAAAGTTGTGGCATGGAAAACGTTTAGTTACTAgcttgagatatatatatatataaacaaaaatttactttaaaactGCTTTACCTCACGATAAGTCTTTCCAATTCATGCTTATTTAAAATTGTTGGaggtttttataaatgtttattttaattacctttatttcttatttaaaaaccaTGCTATTAATACTAAAGCCGTGTtttgttgggggggggggggacatgaataatgaaaggaaattttggataaaaaatattttttctaaaatttaatttttttgttgtgattaATATCCATttttaactataataaaaatatattaaaagtataatgtgtgtgtgtaggaaaataaaatccac contains:
- the LOC118050100 gene encoding uncharacterized protein; the encoded protein is MNPSRPIISRPIKIPPFVLKTCNLSPYSKRVSGFSPHGRVIRFSPAVTKCSRARDVHLAAAEATQSSCSSSRASPVIASKILEFESIEENIEKVIYRCRFLAILGVLGSMVGSFLCFIKGCTYVGSAFMQYLVNRSKVIILLVEAIDLYLLGTVMLVFGMGLYELFVSNLDLAKQVSTGKAPNRSSLFGLFALKERPKWLEVKTVNELKTKLGHVIVMLLLIGFFEKSKTAIILSPIDLLCFSASVFLCSGCLYLLSKLGDTK